One segment of Pan paniscus chromosome 20, NHGRI_mPanPan1-v2.0_pri, whole genome shotgun sequence DNA contains the following:
- the PNPLA6 gene encoding patatin-like phospholipase domain-containing protein 6 isoform X3 encodes MEAPLQTGMVLGVMIGAGVAVVVTAVLILLVVRRLRVPKTPAPDGPRYRFRKRDKVLFYGRKIMRKVSQSTSSLVDTSVSTTSRPRMRKKLKMLNIAKKILRIQKETPTLQRKEPPPAVLEADLTEGDLANSHLPSEVLYMLKNVRVLGHFEKPLFLELCRHMVFQRLGQGDYVFRPGQPDASIYVVQDGLLELCLPGPDGKECVVKEVVPGDSVNSLLSILDVITGHQHPQRTVSARAARDSTVLRLPVEAFSAVFTKYPESLVRVVQIIMVRLQRVTFLALHNYLGLTNELFSHEIQPLRLFPSPGLPTRTSPVRGSKRMVSTSATDEPRETPGRPPDPTGAPLPGPTGDPVKPTSLETPSAPLLSRCVSMPGDISGLQGGPRSDFDMAYERGRISVSLQEEASGGSLAAPARTPTQEPREQPAGACEYSYCEDESATGGCPFGPYQGRQTSSIFEAAKQELAKLMRIEDPSLLNSRVLLHHAKAGTIIARQGDQDVSLHFVLWGCLHVYQRMIDKAEDVCLFVAQPGELVGQLAVLTGEPLIFTLRAQRDCTFLRISKSDFYEIMRAQPSVVLSAAHTVAARMSPFVRQMDFAIDWTAVEAGRALYRQGDRSDCTYIVLNGRLRSVIQRGSGKKELVGEYGRGDLIGVVEALTRQPRATTVHAVRDTELAKLPEGTLGHIKRRYPQVVTRLIHLLSQKILGNLQQLQGPFPGSGLGVPPHSELTNPASNLATVAILPVCAEVPMVAFTLELQHALQAIGPTLLLNSDIIRARLGASALDSIQEFRLSGWLAQQEDAHRIVLYQTDASLTPWTVRCLRQADCILIVGLGDQEPTLGQLEQMLENTAVRALKQLVLLHREEGAGPTRTVEWLNMRSWCSGHLHLRCPRRLFSRRSPAKLHELYEKVFSRRADRHSDFSRLARVLTGNTIALVLGGGGARGCSHIGVLKALEEAGVPVDLVGGTSIGSFIGALYAEERSASRTKQRAREWAKSMTSVLEPVLDLTYPVTSMFTGSAFNRSIHRVFQDKQIEDLWLPYFNVTTDITASAMRVHKDGSLWRYVRASMTLSGYLPPLCDPKDGHLLMDGGYINNLPADIARSMGAKTVIAIDVGSQDETDLSTYGDSLSGWWLLWKRLNPWADKVKVPDMAEIQSRLAYVSCVRQLEVVKSSSYCEYLRPPIDCFKTMDFGKFDQIYDVGYQYGKAVFGGWSRGNVIEKMLTDRRSTDLNESRRADVLAFPSSGFTDLAEIVSRIEPPTSYVSDGCADGEESDCLTEYEEDAGPDCSRDEGGSPEGASPSTASEMEEEKSILRQRRCLPQEPPGSATDA; translated from the exons ATGGAGGCTCCGCTGCAAACTGGAATG GTGCTGGGCGTGATGATCGGGGCCGGAGTGGCGGTGGTGGTCACGGCCGTGCTCATCCTCCTGGTGGTGCGGAGGCTGCGAGTGCCAA AAACCCCAGCCCCGGATGGCCCCCGGTATCGGTTCCGGAAGAGGGACAAAGTGCTCTTCTATGGCCGGAAGATTATGCGGAAG GTGTCACAATCCACCTCCTCCCTCGTGGATACCTCTGTCTCCACCACTTCCCGGCCACGCATGAGGAAGAAACTGAAGATGCTCAACATTGCCAAGAA gATCCTGCGCATCCAGAAAGAGACGCCCACGCTGCAGCGGAAGGAGCCCCCGCCCGCAGTGCTAGAAGCTGACCTGACCGAGGGCGACCTGGCTAACTCCCATCTGCCCTCCGAAGTGCTTTATATGCTCAAGAACGTCCG GGTGCTGGGCCACTTCGAGAAGCCACTCTTCCTGGAGCTCTGCCGCCACATGGTCTTCCAGCGGCTGGGCCAGGGTGACTACGTTTTCCGGCCGGGCCAGCCAGATGCCAGCATCTACGTGGTGCAGGACGGGCTGCTGGAGCTCTGTCTGCCAGGGCCT GACGGGAAGGAGTGTGTGGTGAAGGAAGTGGTTCCTGGGGACAGCGTCAACAGCCTTCTCAGCATCCTGGATGTCATCACC ggtCACCAGCATCCCCAGCGGACCGTGTCTGCCCGGGCGGCCCGGGACTCCACGGTGCTGCGCCTGCCGGTGGAAGCATTCTCCGCGGTCTTCACCAAGTACCCGGAGAGCTTGGTGCGGGTCGTGCAG ATCATCATGGTGCGGCTGCAGCGAGTCACCTTCCTGGCACTGCACAACTACCTGGGTCTGACCAATGAGCTCTTCAGCCAC GAGATCCAGCCCCTGCGTCTGttccccagccctggcctcccaacTCGCACCAGCCCTGTGCGGGGCTCCAAGAGAATGGTCAGCACCTCAGCTACGGACGAGCCCAGGGAGACCCCAGGCCGGCCACCCGATCCCACCGGGGCCCCGCTGCCTGGACCTACAG GGGACCCTGTGAAGCCCACATCCCTGGAAACCCCCTCGGCCCCTCTGCTGAGCCGCTGCGTCTCCATGCCAGGGGACATCTCAG GCTTGCAGGGTGGCCCCCGCTCCGACTTCGACATGGCCTATGAGCGTGGCCGGATCTCCGTGTCCCTGCAGGAAGAGGCCTCCGGGGGGTCCCTGGCAGCCCCCGCTCGG ACCCCCACTCAGGAGCCTCGTGAGCAGCCGGCAGGCGCCTGTGAATACAGCTACTGTGAGGATGAGTCGGCCACTGGTGGCTGCCCTTTCGGGCCCTACCAGGGCCGCCAGACCAGCAGCATCTTCGAGGCAGCAAAGCAGGAGCTGGCCAAGCTGATGCGGATTGAG GACCCCTCCCTCCTGAACAGCCGAGTCTTGCTGCACCACGCCAAAGCCGGCACCATCATTGCCCGCCAGGGAGACCAG GACGTGAGCCTGCACTTCGTGCTCTGGGGCTGCCTGCACGTGTACCAGCGCATGATCGACAAGGCGGAGGACGTGTGCCTGTTCGTAGCGCAGCCGGGGGAACTGGTGGGGCAGCTGGCGGTGCTCACTGGCGAACCTCTCATCTTCACACTGCGAGCCCAACGCGACTGCACCTTCCTGCGGATCTCCAAGTCCGACTTCTATGA GATCATGCGCGCACAGCCCAGTGTGGTGCTGAGTGCGGCGCACACGGTGGCAGCCAGGATGTCGCCCTTCGTGCGCCAGATGGACTTCGCCAtcgactggactgcagtggaggcGGGACGCGCGCTGTACAG GCAGGGCGACCGCTCCGACTGCACTTACATCGTGCTCAATGGGCGGCTGCGTAGCGTGATCCAGCGAGGCAGTGGCAAGAAGGAGCTGGTGGGCGAGTACGGCCGCGGCGACCTCATCGGCGTG GTGGAGGCACTGACCCGGCAGCCGCGAGCCACGACGGTGCACGCGGTGCGCGACACGGAGCTGGCCAAGCTTCCCGAGGGCACCTTGGGTCACATCAAACGCCGGTACCCGCAG GTCGTGACCCGCCTTATCCACCTACTGAGCCAGAAAATTCTAGGGAATTTGCAGCAGCTGCAAGGACCCTTCCCAG GCTCTGGGCTGGGTGTGCCCCCACACTCGGAACTCACCAACCCAGCCAGCAACCTGGCAACTGTGGCAATCCTGCCTGTGTGTGCTGAGGTCCCCATGGTGGCCTTCACGCTGGAGCTGCAGCACGCCCTGCAGGCGATCG GTCCGACGCTACTCCTTAACAGTGACATCATCCGGGCACGCCTGGGGGCCTCTGCACTGGATAG CATCCAAGAGTTCCGGCTGTCAGGGTGGCTGGCCCAGCAGGAAGATGCACACCGTATCGTACTCTACCAGACGGACGCCTCGCTGACGCCCTGGACCGTGCGCTGCTTGCGACAGGCCGACTGCATCCTCATTGTGGGCCTGGGGGACCAGGAGCCTACCCTCGGCCAG CTGGAGCAGATGCTGGAGAACACGGCTGTGCGCGCCCTTAAGCAGCTAGTCCTGCTCCACCGAGAGGAGGGCGCGGGCCCCACGCGCACCGTGGAGTGGCTAAATATGCGCAGCTGGTGCTCGGGGCACCTGCACCTGCGCTGTCCGCGCCGCCTCTTTTCGCGCCGCAGCCCTGCCAAGCTG CATGAGCTCTACGAGAAGGTTTTCTCCAGGCGTGCGGACCGGCACAGCGACTTCTCCCGCTTGGCGAGGGTGCTCACGGGGAACACCATTGCCCTTGTGCTAGGCGGGGGCGGGGCCAG GGGCTGCTCGCACATCGGAGTACTAAAGGCATTAGAGGAGGCGGGGGTCCCCGTGGACCTGGTGGGCGGCACGTCCATTGGCTCTTTCATCGGAGCGCTGTACGCGGAGGAGCGCAGCGCCAGCCGCACGAAGCAGCGGGCCCGGGAGTGGGCCAAG AGCATGACTTCGGTGCTGGAACCTGTGTTGGACCTCACGTACCCAGTCACCTCCATGTTCACTGGGTCTGCCTTTAACCGCAGCATCCATCGGGTCTTCCAGGATAAGCAGATTGAG GACCTGTGGCTGCCTTACTTCAACGTGACCACAGATATCACCGCCTCAGCCATGCGAGTCCACAAAGATG GCTCCCTGTGGCGGTATGTGCGCGCCAGCATGACGCTGTCGGGCTACCTGCCCCCGCTGTGCGACCCCAAGGACGGGCACCTACTCATGGATGGCGGCTACATCAACAATCTGCCAG CGGACATCGCCCGCAGCATGGGTGCCAAAACGGTCATCGCCATTGACGTGGGGAGCCAGGATGAGACGGACCTCAGCACCTACGGGGACAGCCTGTCCGGCTGGTGGCTGCTGTGGAAGCGGCTGAATCCCTGGGCGGACAAGGTAAAGGTTCCAGACATGGCTGAAATCCAGTCCCGCCTGGCCTACGTGTCCTGCGTGCGGCAGCTAGAGGTTGTCAAGTCCAGCTCCTACTGCGAGTACCTGCGCCCGCCCATCGACTGCTTCAAGACCATGGACTTTGGGAAGTTCGACCAGATCTAT GATGTGGGCTACCAGTACGGGAAGGCGGTGTTTGGAGGCTGGAGCCGTGGCAACGTCATTGAGAAAATGCTCACAGACCGGCGGTCTACAGACCTTAATGAGAGCCGCCGTGCAGAC GTGCTTGCCTTCCCAAGCTCTGGCTTCACTGACTTGGCAGAGATTGTGTCCCGGATTGAGCCCCCCACGAGCTATGTCTCTGATGGCTGTGCTGACG GAGAGGAGTCAGATTGTCTGACAGAGTATGAGGAGGACGCCGGACCCGACTGCTCGAGGGATGAAGGGGGGTCCCCCGAGGGTGCAAGCCCCAGCACTGCCTCCGAGATG GAGGAGGAGAAGTCGATTCTCCGGCAACGACGCTGTCTGCCCCAGGAGCCGCCCGGCTCAGCCACAGATGCCTGA
- the PNPLA6 gene encoding patatin-like phospholipase domain-containing protein 6 isoform X4, with the protein MEAPLQTGMVLGVMIGAGVAVVVTAVLILLVVRRLRVPKTPAPDGPRYRFRKRDKVLFYGRKIMRKVSQSTSSLVDTSVSTTSRPRMRKKLKMLNIAKKILRIQKETPTLQRKEPPPAVLEADLTEGDLANSHLPSEVLYMLKNVRVLGHFEKPLFLELCRHMVFQRLGQGDYVFRPGQPDASIYVVQDGLLELCLPGPDGKECVVKEVVPGDSVNSLLSILDVITGHQHPQRTVSARAARDSTVLRLPVEAFSAVFTKYPESLVRVVQIIMVRLQRVTFLALHNYLGLTNELFSHEIQPLRLFPSPGLPTRTSPVRGSKRMVSTSATDEPRETPGRPPDPTGAPLPGPTGLQGGPRSDFDMAYERGRISVSLQEEASGGSLAAPARTPTQEPREQPAGACEYSYCEDESATGGCPFGPYQGRQTSSIFEAAKQELAKLMRIEDPSLLNSRVLLHHAKAGTIIARQGDQDVSLHFVLWGCLHVYQRMIDKAEDVCLFVAQPGELVGQLAVLTGEPLIFTLRAQRDCTFLRISKSDFYEIMRAQPSVVLSAAHTVAARMSPFVRQMDFAIDWTAVEAGRALYRQGDRSDCTYIVLNGRLRSVIQRGSGKKELVGEYGRGDLIGVVEALTRQPRATTVHAVRDTELAKLPEGTLGHIKRRYPQVVTRLIHLLSQKILGNLQQLQGPFPGSGLGVPPHSELTNPASNLATVAILPVCAEVPMVAFTLELQHALQAIGPTLLLNSDIIRARLGASALDSIQEFRLSGWLAQQEDAHRIVLYQTDASLTPWTVRCLRQADCILIVGLGDQEPTLGQLEQMLENTAVRALKQLVLLHREEGAGPTRTVEWLNMRSWCSGHLHLRCPRRLFSRRSPAKLHELYEKVFSRRADRHSDFSRLARVLTGNTIALVLGGGGARGCSHIGVLKALEEAGVPVDLVGGTSIGSFIGALYAEERSASRTKQRAREWAKSMTSVLEPVLDLTYPVTSMFTGSAFNRSIHRVFQDKQIEDLWLPYFNVTTDITASAMRVHKDGSLWRYVRASMTLSGYLPPLCDPKDGHLLMDGGYINNLPADIARSMGAKTVIAIDVGSQDETDLSTYGDSLSGWWLLWKRLNPWADKVKVPDMAEIQSRLAYVSCVRQLEVVKSSSYCEYLRPPIDCFKTMDFGKFDQIYDVGYQYGKAVFGGWSRGNVIEKMLTDRRSTDLNESRRADVLAFPSSGFTDLAEIVSRIEPPTSYVSDGCADGEESDCLTEYEEDAGPDCSRDEGGSPEGASPSTASEMEEEKSILRQRRCLPQEPPGSATDA; encoded by the exons ATGGAGGCTCCGCTGCAAACTGGAATG GTGCTGGGCGTGATGATCGGGGCCGGAGTGGCGGTGGTGGTCACGGCCGTGCTCATCCTCCTGGTGGTGCGGAGGCTGCGAGTGCCAA AAACCCCAGCCCCGGATGGCCCCCGGTATCGGTTCCGGAAGAGGGACAAAGTGCTCTTCTATGGCCGGAAGATTATGCGGAAG GTGTCACAATCCACCTCCTCCCTCGTGGATACCTCTGTCTCCACCACTTCCCGGCCACGCATGAGGAAGAAACTGAAGATGCTCAACATTGCCAAGAA gATCCTGCGCATCCAGAAAGAGACGCCCACGCTGCAGCGGAAGGAGCCCCCGCCCGCAGTGCTAGAAGCTGACCTGACCGAGGGCGACCTGGCTAACTCCCATCTGCCCTCCGAAGTGCTTTATATGCTCAAGAACGTCCG GGTGCTGGGCCACTTCGAGAAGCCACTCTTCCTGGAGCTCTGCCGCCACATGGTCTTCCAGCGGCTGGGCCAGGGTGACTACGTTTTCCGGCCGGGCCAGCCAGATGCCAGCATCTACGTGGTGCAGGACGGGCTGCTGGAGCTCTGTCTGCCAGGGCCT GACGGGAAGGAGTGTGTGGTGAAGGAAGTGGTTCCTGGGGACAGCGTCAACAGCCTTCTCAGCATCCTGGATGTCATCACC ggtCACCAGCATCCCCAGCGGACCGTGTCTGCCCGGGCGGCCCGGGACTCCACGGTGCTGCGCCTGCCGGTGGAAGCATTCTCCGCGGTCTTCACCAAGTACCCGGAGAGCTTGGTGCGGGTCGTGCAG ATCATCATGGTGCGGCTGCAGCGAGTCACCTTCCTGGCACTGCACAACTACCTGGGTCTGACCAATGAGCTCTTCAGCCAC GAGATCCAGCCCCTGCGTCTGttccccagccctggcctcccaacTCGCACCAGCCCTGTGCGGGGCTCCAAGAGAATGGTCAGCACCTCAGCTACGGACGAGCCCAGGGAGACCCCAGGCCGGCCACCCGATCCCACCGGGGCCCCGCTGCCTGGACCTACAG GCTTGCAGGGTGGCCCCCGCTCCGACTTCGACATGGCCTATGAGCGTGGCCGGATCTCCGTGTCCCTGCAGGAAGAGGCCTCCGGGGGGTCCCTGGCAGCCCCCGCTCGG ACCCCCACTCAGGAGCCTCGTGAGCAGCCGGCAGGCGCCTGTGAATACAGCTACTGTGAGGATGAGTCGGCCACTGGTGGCTGCCCTTTCGGGCCCTACCAGGGCCGCCAGACCAGCAGCATCTTCGAGGCAGCAAAGCAGGAGCTGGCCAAGCTGATGCGGATTGAG GACCCCTCCCTCCTGAACAGCCGAGTCTTGCTGCACCACGCCAAAGCCGGCACCATCATTGCCCGCCAGGGAGACCAG GACGTGAGCCTGCACTTCGTGCTCTGGGGCTGCCTGCACGTGTACCAGCGCATGATCGACAAGGCGGAGGACGTGTGCCTGTTCGTAGCGCAGCCGGGGGAACTGGTGGGGCAGCTGGCGGTGCTCACTGGCGAACCTCTCATCTTCACACTGCGAGCCCAACGCGACTGCACCTTCCTGCGGATCTCCAAGTCCGACTTCTATGA GATCATGCGCGCACAGCCCAGTGTGGTGCTGAGTGCGGCGCACACGGTGGCAGCCAGGATGTCGCCCTTCGTGCGCCAGATGGACTTCGCCAtcgactggactgcagtggaggcGGGACGCGCGCTGTACAG GCAGGGCGACCGCTCCGACTGCACTTACATCGTGCTCAATGGGCGGCTGCGTAGCGTGATCCAGCGAGGCAGTGGCAAGAAGGAGCTGGTGGGCGAGTACGGCCGCGGCGACCTCATCGGCGTG GTGGAGGCACTGACCCGGCAGCCGCGAGCCACGACGGTGCACGCGGTGCGCGACACGGAGCTGGCCAAGCTTCCCGAGGGCACCTTGGGTCACATCAAACGCCGGTACCCGCAG GTCGTGACCCGCCTTATCCACCTACTGAGCCAGAAAATTCTAGGGAATTTGCAGCAGCTGCAAGGACCCTTCCCAG GCTCTGGGCTGGGTGTGCCCCCACACTCGGAACTCACCAACCCAGCCAGCAACCTGGCAACTGTGGCAATCCTGCCTGTGTGTGCTGAGGTCCCCATGGTGGCCTTCACGCTGGAGCTGCAGCACGCCCTGCAGGCGATCG GTCCGACGCTACTCCTTAACAGTGACATCATCCGGGCACGCCTGGGGGCCTCTGCACTGGATAG CATCCAAGAGTTCCGGCTGTCAGGGTGGCTGGCCCAGCAGGAAGATGCACACCGTATCGTACTCTACCAGACGGACGCCTCGCTGACGCCCTGGACCGTGCGCTGCTTGCGACAGGCCGACTGCATCCTCATTGTGGGCCTGGGGGACCAGGAGCCTACCCTCGGCCAG CTGGAGCAGATGCTGGAGAACACGGCTGTGCGCGCCCTTAAGCAGCTAGTCCTGCTCCACCGAGAGGAGGGCGCGGGCCCCACGCGCACCGTGGAGTGGCTAAATATGCGCAGCTGGTGCTCGGGGCACCTGCACCTGCGCTGTCCGCGCCGCCTCTTTTCGCGCCGCAGCCCTGCCAAGCTG CATGAGCTCTACGAGAAGGTTTTCTCCAGGCGTGCGGACCGGCACAGCGACTTCTCCCGCTTGGCGAGGGTGCTCACGGGGAACACCATTGCCCTTGTGCTAGGCGGGGGCGGGGCCAG GGGCTGCTCGCACATCGGAGTACTAAAGGCATTAGAGGAGGCGGGGGTCCCCGTGGACCTGGTGGGCGGCACGTCCATTGGCTCTTTCATCGGAGCGCTGTACGCGGAGGAGCGCAGCGCCAGCCGCACGAAGCAGCGGGCCCGGGAGTGGGCCAAG AGCATGACTTCGGTGCTGGAACCTGTGTTGGACCTCACGTACCCAGTCACCTCCATGTTCACTGGGTCTGCCTTTAACCGCAGCATCCATCGGGTCTTCCAGGATAAGCAGATTGAG GACCTGTGGCTGCCTTACTTCAACGTGACCACAGATATCACCGCCTCAGCCATGCGAGTCCACAAAGATG GCTCCCTGTGGCGGTATGTGCGCGCCAGCATGACGCTGTCGGGCTACCTGCCCCCGCTGTGCGACCCCAAGGACGGGCACCTACTCATGGATGGCGGCTACATCAACAATCTGCCAG CGGACATCGCCCGCAGCATGGGTGCCAAAACGGTCATCGCCATTGACGTGGGGAGCCAGGATGAGACGGACCTCAGCACCTACGGGGACAGCCTGTCCGGCTGGTGGCTGCTGTGGAAGCGGCTGAATCCCTGGGCGGACAAGGTAAAGGTTCCAGACATGGCTGAAATCCAGTCCCGCCTGGCCTACGTGTCCTGCGTGCGGCAGCTAGAGGTTGTCAAGTCCAGCTCCTACTGCGAGTACCTGCGCCCGCCCATCGACTGCTTCAAGACCATGGACTTTGGGAAGTTCGACCAGATCTAT GATGTGGGCTACCAGTACGGGAAGGCGGTGTTTGGAGGCTGGAGCCGTGGCAACGTCATTGAGAAAATGCTCACAGACCGGCGGTCTACAGACCTTAATGAGAGCCGCCGTGCAGAC GTGCTTGCCTTCCCAAGCTCTGGCTTCACTGACTTGGCAGAGATTGTGTCCCGGATTGAGCCCCCCACGAGCTATGTCTCTGATGGCTGTGCTGACG GAGAGGAGTCAGATTGTCTGACAGAGTATGAGGAGGACGCCGGACCCGACTGCTCGAGGGATGAAGGGGGGTCCCCCGAGGGTGCAAGCCCCAGCACTGCCTCCGAGATG GAGGAGGAGAAGTCGATTCTCCGGCAACGACGCTGTCTGCCCCAGGAGCCGCCCGGCTCAGCCACAGATGCCTGA